From Bacillus basilensis, a single genomic window includes:
- a CDS encoding TetR/AcrR family transcriptional regulator has protein sequence MSKSEETFSSIMDVSYRLFAEYGIAKTTYTMIAEEVGIAKPSIYYYFKSKDSLIEVIFTELCKAMQFSAFFDTEAFTKENFVEKCVEIGFKMIDEQLNDPYFNRVLQEYVLLSSRNDMYKERLLTVQTEYLQGFESLLTKATELQLIENKNLVSKAHMLALVLDNIGNFMMLHVDMNYKQIWLEAVNSIFEGRD, from the coding sequence ATGAGTAAAAGTGAAGAAACCTTCTCTTCAATTATGGATGTTAGTTACCGATTATTTGCTGAATACGGCATTGCTAAAACAACTTATACGATGATTGCTGAGGAAGTTGGGATTGCAAAACCATCTATATATTATTACTTTAAATCTAAAGATTCTTTAATTGAAGTTATCTTTACTGAATTATGCAAGGCTATGCAGTTTTCTGCGTTTTTCGATACAGAAGCATTTACGAAAGAAAATTTTGTTGAGAAATGTGTTGAAATTGGCTTTAAAATGATAGATGAACAGCTTAACGATCCATATTTTAATCGTGTGTTGCAAGAATATGTATTACTATCTTCAAGAAACGATATGTACAAAGAGCGATTACTAACTGTGCAAACAGAATATTTACAAGGATTTGAATCACTCCTTACAAAAGCAACTGAACTTCAATTAATTGAAAATAAAAACCTAGTTTCAAAAGCTCATATGTTAGCATTAGTGCTTGATAATATCGGGAATTTTATGATGTTACATGTAGATATGAATTATAAACAAATATGGCTTGAGGCTGTAAACAGCATTTTTGAAGGAAGGGATTGA